The following coding sequences are from one Gigantopelta aegis isolate Gae_Host chromosome 15, Gae_host_genome, whole genome shotgun sequence window:
- the LOC121390135 gene encoding uncharacterized protein LOC121390135 isoform X2 has product MERQGRSFDAEFQSVVLGINRLVKIMNYLTNYPETNVYRAAKQKLDAEAILMDITHEVRQLKVTLMHYQKEICIPCLNEKQQRMEDILESFETPAMSETSVPSENASTSKQTITHKSARMERRKTEPGPAWEEMLRRPSQLPLRSKLKLKKTILMEMTKTTTKTTTKRTSPPPKQHSITTSNRTPSPPKQPTRTRMTSKQTPTPPKPPIAYGFSIKDHEELKARMNQLSHMAKELGRLETEACHVRELIDLVNILEDMTHSVAFVSALDRRFSSHRVSLESDGIQRITQSEPIRIGPIYHGESGGILLSSDIQSDDIRPTNQSESDSYRITKEDVSDDIRSTCTHHTESDGIKPINQSESYIIKTIKKGDSDDRPINHIQSGNRRTNHIELNGIIPSSDIQSDGIRPTQTIESGGILSASDIQSDGIKPTIQSESYIFKPTNQGDSDDRPTNHIESNDVLPNHNVESGGILPASDIQSGGIRPTHKLIGTGPIQNVESGGILPASGIQSDGIRPTQKLIGTGPIKHVESGGILLPSGIQSDDIRYTQKLITGTGPIHHVESGGILPASGIQSDGIRPTQKLTDTGPIQNVESGGILPSSGIQSDGIRPTQMSTGTGRNHYVESGGILLSSGIQSDGIRPTQMSTGTGRNHYVESGGILLSSDIQSDGVRPTQMSTGTGRNHYAESGGILLSSDIQSDGVRPTQMSTGTGRNHYVESGGILLSSDIQSDGVRPTQNTGTRPIHHVESDGILPASDIQSDGVRPTQRMESIGTQLVHHVDSGGILPASYILSHGIRHTENIELNSTGPIHHALSDGIRHTENIELNSTGPIYHALPGGILSASDIQSGGIRSTIQKIYSYIIKTINPGDSNDRLADHIESDNRHTNHIESNGIVPNHHVESRGILSPTDIQSDGIRPTQKLIGTGPNRHVESGHILPASDIQSDDIRHTQKLTGTGPIHHTESGGILPPTDIQSDGIRPKQNIELNGTRPIHNVESGGIFPSSHILSDGVRHAQNIESNGTRPIHNIKSGGILPSSYIMSDSIRHTQNLESNGTGPIHYVQSDGIIPAQNIESNGTGYIQHESGGILPSSDIQSDSIRSTYHTESNGIGIIHHIESGGILPSSDIQSDSIRSTYHIMSNGIGAMRHVESGDILSPSDIQSDGTRPSYHTESNGIGAMRHIESGDILSPSDIQSDGTRPSYHTESNGIGAMRHVESGDILSPSDIQSDGTRPSYHTESNDLACTYQCESDGIRSIHQADPSHIRTGHDSVLGQTTVPYSRSSRTTTYSQIKKYMNITQRCLKSQLLRWSGGSMYKLFLRVLLIVLAILVIYYVYKTTCLCVQNLLLSLAEMSSGPDMVY; this is encoded by the exons atggagAGACAAGGCCGTTCGTTTGACGCGGAGTTCCAGTCGGTGGTTCTCGGTATAAATCGACTGGTGAAGATCATGAACTATTTAACCAATTATCCTGAAACAAATGTTTACCGTGCGGCCAAACAGAAACTGGATGCTGAAGCCATATTAATGG ATATAACACATGAGGTTAGGCAGCTGAAAGTTACACTTATGCACTATCAGAAAGAGATTTGCATTCCGTGCCTGAATGAAAAACAACAGAGAATGGAAGACATCTTGGAATCCTTTGAGACACCAGCGATGTCAGAAACGTCAGTACCATCAGAAAAT GCCAGCACGTCCAAGCAGACCATCACACACAAGTCAGCGAGGATGGAGAGGAGGAAGACAGAACCGGGGCCGGCGTGGGAAGAAATGCTGAGGAGGCCATCTCAACTGCCACTGAGGTCGAAGCTGAAACTGAAGAAGACCATATTGATGGagatgacaaaaacaacaacaaaaacaacgacGAAGCGGACATCACCACCACCGAAGCAACATTCAATAACAACATCGAATCGGACACCATCACCACCGAAGCAACCAACAAGAACAAGAATGACATCGAAGCAGACACCAACACCACCGAAGCCACCAATAGCGTATGGTTTCAGCATCAAAGATCACGAGGAGCTGAAGGCCAGGATGAATCAGCTAAGTCACATGGCAAAGGAGCTCGGTCGACTCGAGACAGAGGCTTGCCATGTCAGGGAGCTGATTGACTTGGTTAATATCCTCGAGGACATGACCCACTCAGTGGCCTTTGTATCTGCCTTGGACAG GAGATTCAGCAGTCATAGAGTGAGCCTGGAGTCCGATGGTATTCAACGTATCACCCAGAGTGAGCCAATTCGTATTGGACCCATTTATCATGGGGAGTCAGGTGGTATTTTACTATCCTCAGACATTCAGTCAGATGACATCAGGCCTACCAACCAGAGCGAGTCTGATTCCTACAGAATCACCAAAGAAGATGTCTCGGATGATATCAGAAGTACATGCACACACCATACTGAGTCAGATGGTATTAAACCCATCAACCAGAGTGAGTCATATATTATCAAAACCATCAAAAAGGGTGACTCAGATGATAGACCCATCAACCATATTCAGTCAGGTAATAGACGAACCAACCATATTGAGTTAAATGGAATTATACCATCCTCAGATATTCAGTCAGATGGTATTAGACCCACCCAGACTATTGAGTCAGGCGGTATTTTATCAGCCTCAGATATTCAGTCAGATGGTATTAAACCCACCATCCAGAGTGAGTcatatattttcaaacccaCCAACCAGGGTGACTCAGATGATAGACCCACCAACCATATTGAGTCAAATGATGTTTTACCCAACCACAATGTTGAGTCAGGTGGTATTTTACCAGCCTCAGATATTCAGTCAGGTGGAATTAGACCCACCCATAAGTTAATTGGTACAGGACCCATTCAAAATGTTGAGTCAGGTGGTATTTTACCAGCCTCAGGTATTCAGTCAGATGGTATTAGACCCACCCAGAAGTTAATTGGTACTGGACCCATTAAACATGTTGAGTCAGGTGGTATTTTACTACCCTCAGGTATTCAGTCAGATGATATTAGATACACCCAGAAGTTAATAACTGGTACAGGACCCATTCACCATGTTGAATCAGGTGGTATTTTACCAGCGTCAGGTATTCAGTCAGATGGTATTAGACCCACCCAGAAGTTAACTGATACTGGACCCATTCAAAATGTTGAGTCAGGTGGTATTTTACCATCGTCAGGTATTCAGTCAGATGGTATTAGACCCACCCAGATGTCAACTGGTACTGGACGGAATCACTATGTTGAGTCGGGTGGTATTTTACTGTCCTCAGGTATTCAGTCAGATGGTATTAGACCCACCCAGATGTCAACTGGTACTGGACGGAATCACTATGTTGAGTCTGGTGGTATTTTACTGTCCTCAGATATTCAGTCAGATGGTGTTAGACCCACCCAGATGTCAACTGGTACTGGACGGAATCACTATGCTGAATCAGGTGGTATTTTACTGTCCTCAGATATTCAGTCAGATGGTGTTAGACCCACCCAGATGTCAACTGGTACTGGACGGAATCACTATGTTGAGTCAGGTGGTATTTTACTGTCCTCAGATATTCAGTCAGATGGTGTTAGACCCACTCAGAATACTGGTACTAGACCCATTCACCATGTTGAGTCAGATGGCATTTTACCAGCCTCAGATATTCAGTCAGATGGTGTTAGACCCACCCAGCGTATGGAGTCAATTGGTACACAACTTGTACACCATGTTGATTCAGGTGGTATTTTACCAGCCTCATATATTCTGTCACATGGTATTAGACACACCGAGAATATTGAGTTAAATAGTACTGGACCCATACATCATGCTTTGTCAG ATGGAATTAGACACACCGAGAATATTGAGTTAAATAGTACTGGACCCATATACCATGCTTTGCCAGGTGGTATTTTATCAGCCTCAGATATTCAGTCAGGTGGTATTAGATCCACCATCCAGAAAATCTATTCATATATTATCAAAACCATCAACCCGGGTGACTCAAATGATAGACTCGCCGACCATATTGAGTCAGACAATAGACACACCAATCATATTGAGTCAAATGGTATTGTACCAAACCACCATGTTGAGTCACGTGGTATTTTATCACCCACAGATATTCAGTCAGATGGTATTAGACCCACCCAGAAGTTAATTGGTACTGGACCCAATCGACATGTTGAGTCGGGTCATATTTTACCAGCCTCAGATATTCAGTCAGATGATATTAGACACACCCAGAAGTTGACTGGTACTGGACCCATTCACCATACTGAGTCAGGTGGTATTTTACCACCCACAGATATTCAGTCAGATGGTATTAGACCCAAACAGAACATTGAGTTAAATGGTACTAGACCCATTCACAATGTTGAGTCAGGTGGCATTTTCCCATCCTCACACATTCTGTCAGATGGTGTTAGACACGCGCAGAATATTGAGTCAAATGGTACTAGACCCATTCACAATATTAAGTCAGGTGGTATTTTACCATCCTCATATATAATGTCAGATAGTATTAGACACACCCAAAATCTTGAGTCAAATGGTACTGGACCCATACATTATGTTCAGTCAGATGGTATTATACCTGCCCAGAATATTGAGTCAAATGGTACTGGATACATCCAGCATGAATCAGGTGGTATTTTACCATCCTCAGATATACAGTCAGATAGTATTAGGTCCACCTACCATACTGAATCAAATGGTATTGGAATCATTCACCATATTGAATCAGGTGGTATTTTACCATCCTCAGATATTCAGTCAGACAGTATTAGGTCCACCTACCATATTATGTCAAATGGTATTGGAGCCATGCGTCATGTTGAATCAGGTGACATTTTATCACCCTCAGATATTCAGTCAGATGGTACTAGACCCTCCTATCATACTGAGTCAAATGGTATTGGAGCCATGCGTCATATTGAATCAGGTGACATTTTATCACCCTCAGATATTCAGTCAGATGGTACTAGACCCTCCTATCATACTGAGTCAAATGGTATTGGAGCCATGCGTCATGTTGAATCAGGTGACATTTTATCACCCTCAGATATTCAGTCAGATGGTACTAGACCCTCCTATCATACCGAGTCAAATGATCTTGCATGTACCTACCAGTGTGAGTCAGATGGTATACGCTCCATCCACCAGGCTGATCCGTCCCATATCAGAACTGGCCATGATTCAGTGTTGGGTCAAACCACTGTCCCCTACAGTCGCAGTTCACGTACCACTACATATTCACAGATAAAGAAATACATGAACATTACTCAAAGATGTTTAAAGTCGCAACTTTTGCGATGGTCTGGGGGTTCTATGTATAAACTATTCCTACGCGTATTATTAATCGTTTTGGCAATACtggtaatatattatgtatataagaCCACTTGTTTATGTGTACAAAATTTGCTGTTATCACTTGCTGAAATGAGTTCAGGTCCTGATATGGTCTACTAA
- the LOC121390135 gene encoding uncharacterized protein LOC121390135 isoform X1 has translation MERQGRSFDAEFQSVVLGINRLVKIMNYLTNYPETNVYRAAKQKLDAEAILMDITHEVRQLKVTLMHYQKEICIPCLNEKQQRMEDILESFETPAMSETSVPSENASTSKQTITHKSARMERRKTEPGPAWEEMLRRPSQLPLRSKLKLKKTILMEMTKTTTKTTTKRTSPPPKQHSITTSNRTPSPPKQPTRTRMTSKQTPTPPKPPIAYGFSIKDHEELKARMNQLSHMAKELGRLETEACHVRELIDLVNILEDMTHSVAFVSALDRRFSSHRVSLESDGIQRITQSEPIRIGPIYHGESGGILLSSDIQSDDIRPTNQSESDSYRITKEDVSDDIRSTCTHHTESDGIKPINQSESYIIKTIKKGDSDDRPINHIQSGNRRTNHIELNGIIPSSDIQSDGIRPTQTIESGGILSASDIQSDGIKPTIQSESYIFKPTNQGDSDDRPTNHIESNDVLPNHNVESGGILPASDIQSGGIRPTHKLIGTGPIQNVESGGILPASGIQSDGIRPTQKLIGTGPIKHVESGGILLPSGIQSDDIRYTQKLITGTGPIHHVESGGILPASGIQSDGIRPTQKLTDTGPIQNVESGGILPSSGIQSDGIRPTQMSTGTGRNHYVESGGILLSSGIQSDGIRPTQMSTGTGRNHYVESGGILLSSDIQSDGVRPTQMSTGTGRNHYAESGGILLSSDIQSDGVRPTQMSTGTGRNHYVESGGILLSSDIQSDGVRPTQNTGTRPIHHVESDGILPASDIQSDGVRPTQRMESIGTQLVHHVDSGGILPASYILSHGIRHTENIELNSTGPIHHALSDGIRHTENIELNSTGPIHHALSDGIRHTENIELNSTGPIYHALPGGILSASDIQSGGIRSTIQKIYSYIIKTINPGDSNDRLADHIESDNRHTNHIESNGIVPNHHVESRGILSPTDIQSDGIRPTQKLIGTGPNRHVESGHILPASDIQSDDIRHTQKLTGTGPIHHTESGGILPPTDIQSDGIRPKQNIELNGTRPIHNVESGGIFPSSHILSDGVRHAQNIESNGTRPIHNIKSGGILPSSYIMSDSIRHTQNLESNGTGPIHYVQSDGIIPAQNIESNGTGYIQHESGGILPSSDIQSDSIRSTYHTESNGIGIIHHIESGGILPSSDIQSDSIRSTYHIMSNGIGAMRHVESGDILSPSDIQSDGTRPSYHTESNGIGAMRHIESGDILSPSDIQSDGTRPSYHTESNGIGAMRHVESGDILSPSDIQSDGTRPSYHTESNDLACTYQCESDGIRSIHQADPSHIRTGHDSVLGQTTVPYSRSSRTTTYSQIKKYMNITQRCLKSQLLRWSGGSMYKLFLRVLLIVLAILVIYYVYKTTCLCVQNLLLSLAEMSSGPDMVY, from the exons atggagAGACAAGGCCGTTCGTTTGACGCGGAGTTCCAGTCGGTGGTTCTCGGTATAAATCGACTGGTGAAGATCATGAACTATTTAACCAATTATCCTGAAACAAATGTTTACCGTGCGGCCAAACAGAAACTGGATGCTGAAGCCATATTAATGG ATATAACACATGAGGTTAGGCAGCTGAAAGTTACACTTATGCACTATCAGAAAGAGATTTGCATTCCGTGCCTGAATGAAAAACAACAGAGAATGGAAGACATCTTGGAATCCTTTGAGACACCAGCGATGTCAGAAACGTCAGTACCATCAGAAAAT GCCAGCACGTCCAAGCAGACCATCACACACAAGTCAGCGAGGATGGAGAGGAGGAAGACAGAACCGGGGCCGGCGTGGGAAGAAATGCTGAGGAGGCCATCTCAACTGCCACTGAGGTCGAAGCTGAAACTGAAGAAGACCATATTGATGGagatgacaaaaacaacaacaaaaacaacgacGAAGCGGACATCACCACCACCGAAGCAACATTCAATAACAACATCGAATCGGACACCATCACCACCGAAGCAACCAACAAGAACAAGAATGACATCGAAGCAGACACCAACACCACCGAAGCCACCAATAGCGTATGGTTTCAGCATCAAAGATCACGAGGAGCTGAAGGCCAGGATGAATCAGCTAAGTCACATGGCAAAGGAGCTCGGTCGACTCGAGACAGAGGCTTGCCATGTCAGGGAGCTGATTGACTTGGTTAATATCCTCGAGGACATGACCCACTCAGTGGCCTTTGTATCTGCCTTGGACAG GAGATTCAGCAGTCATAGAGTGAGCCTGGAGTCCGATGGTATTCAACGTATCACCCAGAGTGAGCCAATTCGTATTGGACCCATTTATCATGGGGAGTCAGGTGGTATTTTACTATCCTCAGACATTCAGTCAGATGACATCAGGCCTACCAACCAGAGCGAGTCTGATTCCTACAGAATCACCAAAGAAGATGTCTCGGATGATATCAGAAGTACATGCACACACCATACTGAGTCAGATGGTATTAAACCCATCAACCAGAGTGAGTCATATATTATCAAAACCATCAAAAAGGGTGACTCAGATGATAGACCCATCAACCATATTCAGTCAGGTAATAGACGAACCAACCATATTGAGTTAAATGGAATTATACCATCCTCAGATATTCAGTCAGATGGTATTAGACCCACCCAGACTATTGAGTCAGGCGGTATTTTATCAGCCTCAGATATTCAGTCAGATGGTATTAAACCCACCATCCAGAGTGAGTcatatattttcaaacccaCCAACCAGGGTGACTCAGATGATAGACCCACCAACCATATTGAGTCAAATGATGTTTTACCCAACCACAATGTTGAGTCAGGTGGTATTTTACCAGCCTCAGATATTCAGTCAGGTGGAATTAGACCCACCCATAAGTTAATTGGTACAGGACCCATTCAAAATGTTGAGTCAGGTGGTATTTTACCAGCCTCAGGTATTCAGTCAGATGGTATTAGACCCACCCAGAAGTTAATTGGTACTGGACCCATTAAACATGTTGAGTCAGGTGGTATTTTACTACCCTCAGGTATTCAGTCAGATGATATTAGATACACCCAGAAGTTAATAACTGGTACAGGACCCATTCACCATGTTGAATCAGGTGGTATTTTACCAGCGTCAGGTATTCAGTCAGATGGTATTAGACCCACCCAGAAGTTAACTGATACTGGACCCATTCAAAATGTTGAGTCAGGTGGTATTTTACCATCGTCAGGTATTCAGTCAGATGGTATTAGACCCACCCAGATGTCAACTGGTACTGGACGGAATCACTATGTTGAGTCGGGTGGTATTTTACTGTCCTCAGGTATTCAGTCAGATGGTATTAGACCCACCCAGATGTCAACTGGTACTGGACGGAATCACTATGTTGAGTCTGGTGGTATTTTACTGTCCTCAGATATTCAGTCAGATGGTGTTAGACCCACCCAGATGTCAACTGGTACTGGACGGAATCACTATGCTGAATCAGGTGGTATTTTACTGTCCTCAGATATTCAGTCAGATGGTGTTAGACCCACCCAGATGTCAACTGGTACTGGACGGAATCACTATGTTGAGTCAGGTGGTATTTTACTGTCCTCAGATATTCAGTCAGATGGTGTTAGACCCACTCAGAATACTGGTACTAGACCCATTCACCATGTTGAGTCAGATGGCATTTTACCAGCCTCAGATATTCAGTCAGATGGTGTTAGACCCACCCAGCGTATGGAGTCAATTGGTACACAACTTGTACACCATGTTGATTCAGGTGGTATTTTACCAGCCTCATATATTCTGTCACATGGTATTAGACACACCGAGAATATTGAGTTAAATAGTACTGGACCCATACATCATGCTTTGTCAGATGGAATTAGACACACCGAGAATATTGAGTTAAATAGTACTGGACCCATACATCATGCTTTGTCAGATGGAATTAGACACACCGAGAATATTGAGTTAAATAGTACTGGACCCATATACCATGCTTTGCCAGGTGGTATTTTATCAGCCTCAGATATTCAGTCAGGTGGTATTAGATCCACCATCCAGAAAATCTATTCATATATTATCAAAACCATCAACCCGGGTGACTCAAATGATAGACTCGCCGACCATATTGAGTCAGACAATAGACACACCAATCATATTGAGTCAAATGGTATTGTACCAAACCACCATGTTGAGTCACGTGGTATTTTATCACCCACAGATATTCAGTCAGATGGTATTAGACCCACCCAGAAGTTAATTGGTACTGGACCCAATCGACATGTTGAGTCGGGTCATATTTTACCAGCCTCAGATATTCAGTCAGATGATATTAGACACACCCAGAAGTTGACTGGTACTGGACCCATTCACCATACTGAGTCAGGTGGTATTTTACCACCCACAGATATTCAGTCAGATGGTATTAGACCCAAACAGAACATTGAGTTAAATGGTACTAGACCCATTCACAATGTTGAGTCAGGTGGCATTTTCCCATCCTCACACATTCTGTCAGATGGTGTTAGACACGCGCAGAATATTGAGTCAAATGGTACTAGACCCATTCACAATATTAAGTCAGGTGGTATTTTACCATCCTCATATATAATGTCAGATAGTATTAGACACACCCAAAATCTTGAGTCAAATGGTACTGGACCCATACATTATGTTCAGTCAGATGGTATTATACCTGCCCAGAATATTGAGTCAAATGGTACTGGATACATCCAGCATGAATCAGGTGGTATTTTACCATCCTCAGATATACAGTCAGATAGTATTAGGTCCACCTACCATACTGAATCAAATGGTATTGGAATCATTCACCATATTGAATCAGGTGGTATTTTACCATCCTCAGATATTCAGTCAGACAGTATTAGGTCCACCTACCATATTATGTCAAATGGTATTGGAGCCATGCGTCATGTTGAATCAGGTGACATTTTATCACCCTCAGATATTCAGTCAGATGGTACTAGACCCTCCTATCATACTGAGTCAAATGGTATTGGAGCCATGCGTCATATTGAATCAGGTGACATTTTATCACCCTCAGATATTCAGTCAGATGGTACTAGACCCTCCTATCATACTGAGTCAAATGGTATTGGAGCCATGCGTCATGTTGAATCAGGTGACATTTTATCACCCTCAGATATTCAGTCAGATGGTACTAGACCCTCCTATCATACCGAGTCAAATGATCTTGCATGTACCTACCAGTGTGAGTCAGATGGTATACGCTCCATCCACCAGGCTGATCCGTCCCATATCAGAACTGGCCATGATTCAGTGTTGGGTCAAACCACTGTCCCCTACAGTCGCAGTTCACGTACCACTACATATTCACAGATAAAGAAATACATGAACATTACTCAAAGATGTTTAAAGTCGCAACTTTTGCGATGGTCTGGGGGTTCTATGTATAAACTATTCCTACGCGTATTATTAATCGTTTTGGCAATACtggtaatatattatgtatataagaCCACTTGTTTATGTGTACAAAATTTGCTGTTATCACTTGCTGAAATGAGTTCAGGTCCTGATATGGTCTACTAA